In Thermoanaerobaculum aquaticum, the sequence CGGAAGGCCGCCAAGGAAAGGATACGAGCATGAAGAAGGCTTTTGTTGTTGGGTTTTTTGTTTTGTTTGCCGGTGCCCTCCAGGCGCAAACGGCTTTAAAGGTCAACGGGCAGGAGATCAGCAAGGCCCAGGTAAGCCTAGCCAAGAACGCCCTCATGTCGCGCATGGGGCTGCAGCCGGGGATGGTGGACGAAGGCCAGCTCACCAAGGCCGCGGTGGATCAGCTGGTGGCCATGGAGCTTTTGGCCCAGGCAGCGAGGGAATCCAAAATAACCGTGGATGCTGCGCAAGTGAAGGCCTCTCTAGACCAGGAAAAGGCGCAAATGGGCGGGCAGCAAGCGTTCGAGGCTGCCTTGAAGCAAGCAGGACTTACCGAAGCGGAGCTTGCAAGGCTCGAGGAGCAGCGGCTGCTTATCCAGCAGTACATTGAAAAGGAAGTTACCCCCAAGGCCAAGCCTTCTCCCGCCGATTTGGAGAAGTATTACAAGGACCATCCGGACGAGTTCAAGCACGATGAGCAGGTGAAGCTCTACATGATCCTCGCCATGTTCCCCCAGGGGGCCGACGACAAGGCCAAGGCCGAAACCAAAGCCAAAGCCGAAGCTGCGGCCAAGCGGCTGGCTTCGGGTGAGGATTTCGCCAAGGTAGCTTCGGAGGTTTCCGATGATCCCTCTAAGGCCCGGGGTGGCGAGGTGGGCTGGGTGCGCAAGGGCATGCTCTTGCCCGAGCTGGAAGGCCCGGTGTTTGAGCTCAAGGCTGGGGGCGTTTCCAAGGTTTTGGAAAGCAAGTACGGGTACCACATCTTCCGCGTGGCCGAGCGGCGCCCGGCTGGGCTTTACACCCTCGATGAAGTCAAGGACAATCTGGCGCAAATGCTCGCGCAGCGTAAGAGCTCTGAGCTTTTGCAGCAAACGGTGGAAGCGCGGAAGGCCAAGGCCAAGATTGAGCCGGTAGATCCGGAAATCAAGGCGGCCCTGCAAGCGGCGCCCCCGGCTCCCCAGGAAAAGCCCAAGGACGGTGGTAAGCAGTAGCTTCCGTCTGGTTGTAGCCGCGGTCATTCGGGGCCAGGACGGTCGTTACCTCCTGGCCCGTCGTTTACCGGAGGCCCATCTCGGCGGGCTCTGGGAGTTTCCCGGAGGGGGAGTGGAGGACGGGGAGCTTCCCGAGCAGGCGCTGGTGCGCGAGCTGTACGAGGAGCTGGGGGTGAAAATCCGGGTTTTGGCTCCCCGCACCTTTGCCTGGCACCGGGAACTCGGGAAAGAGG encodes:
- a CDS encoding peptidylprolyl isomerase, which produces MKKAFVVGFFVLFAGALQAQTALKVNGQEISKAQVSLAKNALMSRMGLQPGMVDEGQLTKAAVDQLVAMELLAQAARESKITVDAAQVKASLDQEKAQMGGQQAFEAALKQAGLTEAELARLEEQRLLIQQYIEKEVTPKAKPSPADLEKYYKDHPDEFKHDEQVKLYMILAMFPQGADDKAKAETKAKAEAAAKRLASGEDFAKVASEVSDDPSKARGGEVGWVRKGMLLPELEGPVFELKAGGVSKVLESKYGYHIFRVAERRPAGLYTLDEVKDNLAQMLAQRKSSELLQQTVEARKAKAKIEPVDPEIKAALQAAPPAPQEKPKDGGKQ
- a CDS encoding (deoxy)nucleoside triphosphate pyrophosphohydrolase, whose translation is MVSSSFRLVVAAVIRGQDGRYLLARRLPEAHLGGLWEFPGGGVEDGELPEQALVRELYEELGVKIRVLAPRTFAWHRELGKEVLLLFYDAEITHGTPQGLQGQEVAWFKPEELPRLPTPPADAELIRSLSASEA